The Belonocnema kinseyi isolate 2016_QV_RU_SX_M_011 chromosome 2, B_treatae_v1, whole genome shotgun sequence nucleotide sequence gttGGTTTATTAGGGGAAAGCGGCTTACAGTATTTCATTATGAATCACATTTCTAATGCTTCCCTCGGTTATCATTCtgtttagaaaatcaaaaataccTTTCAGAACGTTCAAAaagcagaaaatctcataaattaTAACATGTATTACAATATGGTtatgtttctaaattaaatgagCAGATTATTTTACAATGCTATATGTTTCAATAACTTGATTTGCTTTATAATGGTAAAAAGacttctaaataattaatttttctgtaaattgtTCCTTCGAACtattgttttttacttttttgatgaatTAGCAGcttagccaggatttttttcggggggggggggggggggggggggcttcgatttttttcgaaGGGGGCTTCGGGTTTATGTATAGGCAAAAAGTGGGGGGAAGGGCTCCAATGTCTGAACTTGATCGAACCTCTTTTTCTACTCTctttctccctctctctctctttctgtttatccaatcatttttctttttcttctttgttttctttgttaAATCGTAGAGCCTATTAGGTTGCTACGACAGTGCCATAAGCTTAGAAGATTAGTTTAGAAGTTTagtaaatattaacaagaaatattatagtaaataattaattttcaaacatattataacatttttgaataaaataaatcgaTATTCAATGCTCTTGTTTCTGAACACTGCTTCAATAAACTTCGTGCTCCTAATTCGCGATATATATTCTCCTTTCAGATGGCGAAGTTGTCAATGCAAACTTATTTCATCGCACGAAATAATTCGATCAGTTTCATCGGCTTCAGTAAGGATCGGAGCTCCACTGCTGGTCGACGCGAGCTCGCCATCGTGCTTATTCGTGTGAGTCTCCCGCTTGAAGTTAACTGTCGATAAGTAATGACGCAGTTACACAGGTACGCCATTAGGCAGAGCGCCTTACCGCAACGTTCCTGTTTGTCACGCCTAAGTGAGCACGGCACAACCTCCGCAGTTCCGCTCAACCACCCacgcggcgcggcgtcaatttcgGGAAAATTAAACGGATGATCACTAAATCCAGTTTTGACTGTAAAGCATCAATACCTAATTTAAATTCCTCCTGACCCTTTATTCTAAAATCGAAAAAGAGCCGTTTAAAGTTTTGCCTTCAATAATTTCTTcgttgaatttaaaagattcgtaattaatatattaaatttttcaaggaaaatccttttgattatttttaggaAGTGCATTGTGGTCTTCCGTCTGGTGTTTCAAAGGATATATTTTGTATTCTTCGCCTGATTTCAGTCCTGTTTATTTCGAGCGGTTCATTAATTTATCCGGaagaaacaaagatttaaatCAGAGTTTTTCATAGTTAAAGAATAAATCATTATCCTCTAAGTAATGGTTTATGCTttcgagattttttatttttcccccaCTAAGGctaagaaaattctaaatacaCACCTTTCTTTAAACCAACGTGTTTAAAATGCTAGGCCATTCACTTTatgttgtattaaaaattaattaaaaggttTTGCACAAAAACACACATTTCtggtgttttattttatttgcaaaaagatCATGCTGCATATTCGCAGTACATTCACAAGAATGTTTACattattaaaaggaattaaagaatattttttattgaagattcagtAGTGCTCGAAAAATTTGTTCATGCGTATTAGTGTATATTAGGGtgacacaaaaaaatataatattttgatgatttttctcTCAACCCCGTACTTTCTTccatttaatgtaaaaataattgtgcagtttcttataaattaaaaagaagtttaaactattcttttttgtacaaaaataaacaaattaattaggtAAAAGCATTAAGTATGGTAATAAAATTGTGGTAGACATCAGTGCAAGTTTTGTGTACGTATAACTTAATTACTTGAGATGACGTGCAATATGTTTGCACAAGTTCCCCTTTTCAGTCGTTTTGTAATCACACTCATGGCAAATATATTGTCTTGTAAATTCTTCGTGTTTTACATATTTATGTCTATTTAAACCACTTTGCGAAGCATAGCTTAGAGAACATTTGTCACAATTAAACCTTTCTTTCgatttatttaagtttatttttttatgcacTTGTTCTATATGGCGCCAAACGGTTGGTTGCCGTGCAAATCGTTTGCCGCAGATATAACACCCGAATTTTGGAATGCCATCGCATTCGAATCTTTGATGTTGATTCAAAAGACGCCTTTGTTTATAGGTTCGAGCACATTTTTCGCATTTGTGTTTCCTTTCCGATTTCTTATTCGAATCTTCATTTGTCGGGTTCCTTTTGGCCTGATGTACTTCGAACAATTTTGGATGATACTTTCGATTATCGCTTAGCTTTACCTCTTTTTTCGAATAATTCCCATttgctgaaattttaacaaaaatgtttttcaaaaatcttttacaggatgttttttaataatattttaagggTCTTGGGGCATAAGGGCATGTCTCTGTAGAATATGTACAAAGTACTTATTTTTTCCTGTTCTTTTCATGATTCAATAAAGCTAAGTAATAGTTGAAAGATATGTTCTTTTCTTGTatgtataaatcatttttttttaaattacgcaaaTTTTTGTGTGCTCTTTTTGCAGATGGTTGTTTGTTTTCGGGCGCTCCATTCACGATTCGGTAGAGCTAAGGGAGCTTTCATTATGAAATCTCCCTGAGTAACAGCTGgaaagtatttcttttttaaattaaaaaataaaaaagttatgcaacTCTTTGTGAGCCAAATCAGCGTTTGGTGGTTGCTTCTTTCAGgatgttattttaataattcgatatagctcgaaataatttttttattaacaaaaaataataataataaaatgattcaCGGGTAGACAGTTTTTGTGTCTCctctaaaattttagttttggcACTTATGCCCTTATTACCTAAGACCCTTCATTTACTAAGAGTATGTGAAGTTTTACTTTCAATAATTCCTTCCTTGATGTCCAAAGCTTCATCATTACTATATTCAATTCTGCAGGTAATGTCCTTTTTAGTATTTATAAGCAATTCATTGTGATGTTCCCATTGGTTCGCTAAAGGATATGATTTTTCTGATTCACTCTTtgacttttctgaaaaaaaaagatgaatataaattagaatttcaaatagtaaaataattgatCATTATCATATAAGTCCCggtttattttttcaagattttttagatTCTTCCACTATGGTTAAGATCATTGTGCATGAAAATCTTTATTCAAACCAACGACACAACAAGGCTACGCCATTCactttgttttatattaaaagtaatttcaaaggtttcggataaatacatacatttctggCGTTTTAttttatccacaaaaaaataatttacgtttGGTATACGCTTGTAAATACAAGATTTTTGACaacttttaaaggaattaaataatatttctatcacttcaattaatcaattgattgattattaaacatttaatcaatattctaaattacaaaaaacgACCTGATGCccagaaaaagattattttaatatctcagaatagaatacatttttcaatgtgCACTAGTGTATATTAGGGTGgcctaaaaaatcaaaatatgcaCATTGTTTTTATCTTAATCCcctatttttatgtaaaaataattttttaatatcttacaaatttaaaaaaagtgttaactaTATTTTCCTTGCGCGTAGAAATGACAAATTATTTTGCGTAAaagagcaattccatgtcaaatcatctaaAGAATTTGAGCTATTGTCagtaatttggatgaaaattcaaatttcagttCTTTAAGGTGTTAAAAGATAAacacgaaaataatttttgaaaaaatcaaaaaacttaggaaatattcattaatgaatattttatagcTTTGGGGAATTTAATGTCATtaaggtatatattttttaattattcgtaataGAACGCAGTTTTGAAAGAAGTattttttgaacaacaaaatttcaaaagtttagatttttgaataactaattttgaaactgaatttctgaaaaccccactttttagtttcttcattttttgtataGATAGTTTACAACGTCCTCCACAAGccctgtaaatataaaaataggatatcccttactttttgagaaataattaaaaatgtaagcctaAATTATGCACACAATGTAAAAACCCACGTAAACAATAGGCGAACAATAGAAGAATATCATAATCGTATTT carries:
- the LOC117182756 gene encoding zinc finger protein 208-like, translating into MEYDIDKTVEIKKEITEDPETITGQQSTSDTAGNSKSDLKKSTEGQDSGLFAFQTIYISSANKPAAETLIKYEIDETLEIKDAIIQDREKPTLRKRKIKRKKIHCLNPDRKYKCEECERSYVQKQKKTKSASKETRIKSTGEYRTYPSIFRWEDHNLLPRSLEEDLNPGIEFISVETLKINEKIIEEKSKSESEKSYPLANQWEHHNELLINTKKDITCRIEYSNDEALDIKEGIIETNGNYSKKEVKLSDNRKYHPKLFEVHQAKRNPTNEDSNKKSERKHKCEKCARTYKQRRLLNQHQRFECDGIPKFGCYICGKRFARQPTVWRHIEQVHKKINLNKSKERFNCDKCSLSYASQSGLNRHKYVKHEEFTRQYICHECDYKTTEKGNLCKHIARHLK